One Bradyrhizobium sp. CCGB12 genomic window carries:
- a CDS encoding tetratricopeptide repeat protein, whose amino-acid sequence MKFIAFAFSCFLIFSIPANAGDADTFNGMVALANKGHAEAQYHVGMMHNNGIGTRQDPRQAFEWFQKAAASNDPLGAYKLGCYYDGQGAGIVTADPNEALRYKLVAAKAGYSLAQHDVANLYDRQGNSQEALKWWKMAGDQGYPRALYSLSMAYSAGKGTPRDLSLSYAYFKLSTLAPRKNVNEMASMLSKPELEKAEKLVSAWSAQPTALTLKAKSGVSAAEELLKTARK is encoded by the coding sequence GTGAAATTCATCGCCTTTGCTTTTTCATGCTTTTTGATTTTTTCAATACCGGCCAACGCGGGCGACGCGGACACCTTCAATGGGATGGTGGCATTGGCCAACAAGGGACATGCAGAAGCGCAATATCATGTCGGCATGATGCATAACAACGGCATCGGCACCCGACAGGATCCGAGGCAGGCATTCGAGTGGTTTCAAAAAGCCGCTGCATCCAACGACCCGTTGGGCGCCTACAAGCTCGGTTGTTATTACGATGGGCAAGGTGCGGGCATCGTAACGGCCGATCCGAATGAAGCGCTGAGATACAAGCTTGTTGCCGCCAAAGCCGGATATTCGCTCGCCCAGCACGATGTTGCCAATCTGTATGACAGGCAGGGAAATTCGCAGGAGGCGCTGAAGTGGTGGAAGATGGCTGGCGATCAGGGATATCCCAGGGCCCTCTATAGCTTGTCCATGGCGTATTCTGCGGGGAAGGGAACGCCGAGAGATTTGTCGTTGTCGTATGCGTATTTCAAGCTCTCGACACTGGCGCCCAGGAAAAATGTGAACGAGATGGCTTCCATGTTGTCCAAGCCGGAACTCGAGAAAGCGGAAAAACTGGTTTCCGCATGGAGTGCACAGCCAACCGCTCTGACACTCAAGGCAAAGAGCGGTGTCAGTGCAGCAGAGGAGCTCTTGAAAACCGCGAGGAAGTAG
- a CDS encoding ABC transporter substrate-binding protein has product MRNDITRRDALALGLSAAAIAATGTAANAQSAIKAADVPAPKLPIEKGASLRMLRPVRFVQADEDVFRANAAKFTKETGVEIKVDFVGWEDINQQTAVTANSGAGPDIIIGFSDAPHIYIDKLIELTDVADYLGKRYGGWQNLAKAYGKKAKSDTWIGLPFGATAGPLIYRKSILKSVGFDKAPEDHAGLLDLCKKLQKAGKPAGFALGNAVGDGNGFADWMMWSHNAALLDEEGNVTINSKETIAALQYVKELYPTFIPGTPSWNDVSNNRAYSSQEIGLTANGVSLYFSLKNDPALAAIAEDSEHQLLPKGLAPVSPMSGLTLNAMVFKHSQYPNAAKAFLTFMLEKDQYEPWLNANSGYWSQPLAAYADAAVWKGDPKVAIFKNTMNSNYYAGYKGPISTATGAVRADYVTVQMFASVATGAATPEAAAAEAEQRCKRYFRRQR; this is encoded by the coding sequence ATGAGGAACGACATCACACGTCGTGATGCCTTGGCGCTGGGCCTGTCCGCTGCGGCCATCGCCGCGACCGGTACTGCTGCGAATGCCCAATCCGCGATCAAGGCCGCGGACGTCCCCGCACCGAAGCTGCCGATCGAGAAGGGCGCGTCCTTGCGCATGCTGCGCCCGGTGCGCTTCGTCCAGGCCGACGAGGACGTGTTCCGCGCCAATGCGGCCAAGTTCACCAAGGAGACCGGTGTCGAGATCAAGGTCGACTTCGTCGGCTGGGAGGACATCAACCAGCAGACCGCGGTGACCGCCAATTCCGGCGCCGGCCCCGACATCATCATCGGCTTCTCCGATGCTCCGCACATCTATATCGACAAGCTGATCGAGTTGACCGATGTCGCCGACTATCTCGGCAAGAGGTATGGCGGCTGGCAGAACCTTGCGAAGGCCTACGGCAAGAAGGCCAAGAGCGACACTTGGATCGGGCTCCCGTTCGGCGCCACGGCCGGCCCCCTGATCTATCGCAAGTCGATTCTCAAATCTGTCGGGTTCGACAAGGCCCCGGAGGACCATGCCGGCCTCCTGGATCTCTGCAAGAAGCTGCAGAAGGCCGGCAAGCCCGCCGGCTTTGCGCTGGGCAACGCCGTCGGCGACGGCAACGGCTTTGCCGACTGGATGATGTGGTCGCACAACGCCGCGCTGTTGGATGAGGAAGGCAATGTCACCATCAACAGCAAGGAGACCATCGCCGCGCTGCAATATGTCAAGGAGCTCTATCCGACCTTCATCCCCGGGACGCCCTCCTGGAACGACGTCAGCAACAACCGCGCGTACTCCTCACAGGAAATCGGACTGACCGCGAACGGCGTCTCGTTGTACTTCTCGCTGAAGAACGATCCGGCGCTGGCCGCAATTGCCGAGGATTCCGAGCATCAGCTGCTGCCGAAGGGGCTTGCACCGGTCTCGCCAATGTCGGGATTGACGCTGAACGCCATGGTATTCAAGCACAGCCAATATCCCAACGCCGCAAAGGCCTTCCTGACATTCATGCTGGAGAAGGACCAGTATGAGCCGTGGCTCAACGCAAACAGCGGCTACTGGTCGCAACCGCTGGCGGCCTATGCCGATGCTGCGGTGTGGAAGGGCGACCCCAAGGTCGCGATCTTCAAGAACACCATGAACAGCAACTACTACGCCGGCTACAAGGGTCCGATCTCGACCGCCACGGGTGCGGTTCGCGCAGACTATGTGACGGTGCAGATGTTCGCCTCGGTCGCGACCGGTGCGGCAACACCGGAGGCCGCCGCCGCGGAAGCGGAGCAGCGCTGCAAGCGATACTTCAGGCGGCAGCGATAA
- a CDS encoding IS110 family transposase codes for MAKHTTICAGIDTGKRKLDVAIEGRREQLQVKNTPEGHEDLLAWLRQHRVKRIGIEASGGYEQPVVAELRRKRFVVVVFQPAQVRAYAKFHLQRAKNDKMDAALIAACTAAVRKIHAAPDPRLLPFAEQLTMIDQIGEDIARLKNRIESCRNVGINKLWQEDIARLEQRETAALKALVASIRKHPDLAKRLALINSVDGIGLPTAVAILVRLPEIGRITREQAVALAGLAPYDDDSGDQTGGRHIEGGRKRLRRALYTASLAASFRWNPQLIQLYRRLTAAGKEHKRALVACARKMLIFANTVVARGTPWCDKPPVRSFSVS; via the coding sequence ATGGCCAAGCATACCACGATCTGTGCCGGGATCGATACCGGCAAACGGAAGCTCGATGTGGCGATCGAGGGCCGCCGCGAGCAGCTGCAGGTGAAGAACACGCCGGAAGGTCACGAGGACCTGTTGGCGTGGCTGCGACAGCATCGCGTCAAACGCATCGGCATCGAGGCGAGCGGCGGTTACGAGCAGCCTGTCGTCGCCGAACTGCGGCGCAAGCGGTTTGTGGTTGTGGTGTTTCAGCCGGCTCAGGTCCGGGCCTATGCTAAATTCCACCTGCAGCGAGCCAAGAACGACAAGATGGATGCCGCTCTTATCGCAGCTTGCACCGCAGCAGTGCGGAAGATCCATGCCGCGCCCGATCCCCGGTTGCTGCCATTTGCCGAGCAGCTGACCATGATCGATCAGATCGGTGAGGATATCGCGCGCCTGAAGAACAGGATCGAGAGCTGCCGCAATGTAGGGATCAACAAGCTCTGGCAGGAGGATATCGCTCGCCTGGAACAACGTGAGACGGCGGCACTCAAGGCCCTGGTCGCCTCGATCCGCAAGCATCCCGACCTTGCCAAGAGGCTTGCGCTGATCAACAGCGTCGACGGCATCGGGTTGCCGACCGCCGTTGCCATCCTGGTGCGCCTGCCTGAGATCGGCCGGATCACGCGGGAGCAAGCTGTCGCTCTCGCCGGCCTTGCGCCCTATGACGACGACAGCGGCGACCAGACCGGCGGTCGGCATATCGAGGGCGGACGCAAGCGGCTGCGTCGCGCCCTTTATACGGCTTCACTCGCTGCATCGTTTCGATGGAACCCGCAGCTCATCCAGCTCTACCGACGGCTAACTGCGGCCGGAAAGGAACACAAGCGCGCGCTCGTTGCCTGCGCCAGGAAGATGCTCATCTTCGCCAACACAGTGGTGGCTCGCGGCACGCCGTGGTGCGACAAACCGCCAGTGCGATCGTTCTCTGTTTCTTAG
- a CDS encoding adenylosuccinate synthase produces MANVVVVGAQWGDEGKGKIVDWLSEQADIVVRFQGGHNAGHTLVINGKTYKLALLPSGVLREGKLSVIGNGVVFDPAAFLDEVAKLRSQGVDVSPDNLRVAENVTLILPLHRELDAHRESASAATAIGTTRRGIGPAYEDKVGRRAIRLMDLADHQTLPHKIDRLLAHHNALRRGLNLPEFDGAVILKELMAMAPQLLPYAETVWRLLDIKRREGKRMLFEGAQGALLDVDHGTYPYVTSSNTVAAQAATGAGLGPGAVGYVLGLCKAYTTRVGQGPFPTEQDNETGRKIGERGREFGTNTGRPRRCGWFDAVLVRQAVRTCGINGLALTKLDILDGFDTIEVCTGYKLDGKEIDHFPAGEGAQSRVEPIYETIEGWKEPTASARSWADLPAQAIKYVRRIEELVGCPVALLSTSPEREDTILVQNPFEA; encoded by the coding sequence ATGGCCAACGTTGTCGTCGTCGGCGCCCAATGGGGCGACGAAGGGAAGGGCAAGATCGTCGACTGGTTGTCGGAGCAGGCGGACATCGTTGTCCGCTTCCAGGGCGGCCATAACGCCGGCCACACGCTGGTGATCAACGGCAAGACCTACAAGCTCGCGCTGCTGCCCTCCGGCGTGCTGCGCGAGGGCAAGCTGTCGGTGATCGGCAACGGCGTGGTGTTCGATCCCGCCGCCTTCCTCGACGAGGTCGCCAAGCTCAGGTCGCAAGGGGTCGATGTCAGCCCTGACAACCTGCGCGTCGCGGAGAACGTCACGCTGATCCTGCCGCTGCACCGCGAGCTCGATGCGCACCGTGAATCCGCCAGCGCGGCGACCGCGATCGGCACGACGCGCCGCGGCATCGGGCCTGCCTATGAGGACAAGGTCGGCCGCCGCGCCATCCGCCTGATGGATCTTGCCGATCATCAGACGCTGCCGCACAAGATCGACCGCCTGCTGGCGCACCACAATGCGCTGCGCCGCGGCCTCAACCTGCCGGAATTCGACGGCGCGGTGATCCTGAAAGAGCTGATGGCGATGGCGCCGCAGCTGCTGCCCTATGCCGAGACGGTCTGGCGGCTGCTCGACATCAAGCGGCGCGAAGGCAAGCGCATGTTGTTCGAGGGGGCGCAAGGCGCGCTGCTCGACGTCGATCACGGCACTTATCCTTACGTCACCTCGTCCAACACGGTGGCGGCGCAGGCCGCGACCGGCGCCGGCCTCGGGCCGGGCGCGGTCGGCTATGTGCTCGGCCTGTGCAAGGCCTACACGACCCGCGTCGGCCAGGGCCCGTTCCCGACCGAGCAGGACAACGAGACCGGCCGCAAGATCGGCGAGCGCGGCCGCGAATTCGGCACCAATACCGGGCGGCCCCGCCGTTGCGGCTGGTTCGACGCCGTGCTGGTCCGCCAGGCGGTCCGGACCTGCGGCATCAACGGCCTGGCGCTGACCAAGCTCGACATCCTCGACGGCTTCGACACGATCGAGGTCTGCACCGGCTACAAGCTCGACGGCAAGGAGATCGACCATTTCCCGGCCGGAGAGGGCGCGCAAAGCCGGGTCGAGCCGATCTACGAGACCATCGAGGGCTGGAAGGAGCCGACCGCCAGCGCGCGGTCCTGGGCCGACCTGCCGGCCCAGGCCATCAAATATGTCCGCCGGATCGAGGAATTGGTGGGGTGCCCGGTCGCATTGCTTTCCACCAGCCCCGAACGCGAGGATACTATCCTGGTGCAAAATCCGTTTGAGGCTTAA
- a CDS encoding C-terminal binding protein — protein MPKYRVVTPKGASFTVASSDYSFEREALDPIDAEIIEAPADEAGFIAAAKSADAIYAKSIPITKSIIDALDNCKVITLGSVGVDSVDIKAATARGIPVTNIPDTFIEEVADHAMMLLLAGFRRLVEQDRMVRDGRWAEGRPALLKVPRLMGQTLGFISFGRVARAVAKRAAPFGLRMMAYDPFIQETLMYDHGVVPATLNEVLSQSDFVSMHAPARPEVHHMLTEKHFRQMKKGSIFINTGRGATVDEESLIKALQEGWIAHAALDVLEKEPPSHNNPLLGMENVTLTAHVASASARFDEARKRRVGYELSLVLQGMWPVSCVNPSVLQSTALRRWQPVSMDRGPNS, from the coding sequence ATGCCGAAATACAGGGTGGTAACGCCGAAGGGCGCGAGCTTCACGGTCGCAAGCAGCGACTATTCCTTTGAGCGCGAGGCGCTCGATCCGATCGACGCCGAGATCATCGAGGCGCCGGCCGACGAAGCCGGGTTCATTGCCGCCGCCAAATCCGCCGACGCCATCTATGCCAAGAGCATCCCCATCACCAAGTCGATCATCGACGCGCTGGACAATTGCAAGGTCATCACGCTCGGCTCGGTCGGCGTCGACAGCGTCGACATCAAGGCCGCGACTGCCCGCGGCATTCCCGTCACCAATATCCCCGACACCTTCATCGAGGAGGTCGCCGACCACGCCATGATGCTGCTGCTCGCGGGCTTCCGCCGCCTGGTCGAGCAGGACCGCATGGTGCGCGACGGCCGCTGGGCCGAGGGTCGGCCGGCGCTGCTCAAGGTCCCCAGGCTGATGGGCCAGACGCTCGGTTTCATCTCGTTCGGCCGCGTCGCGCGTGCGGTTGCGAAACGCGCCGCGCCCTTCGGCCTGCGCATGATGGCCTACGATCCCTTCATCCAGGAAACGCTGATGTACGACCACGGCGTCGTTCCGGCGACGCTGAACGAGGTGCTGTCGCAATCCGACTTCGTCTCGATGCATGCCCCTGCAAGGCCCGAGGTGCATCACATGCTGACCGAGAAGCACTTCCGGCAGATGAAGAAGGGTTCGATCTTCATCAACACCGGCCGCGGGGCTACGGTGGACGAGGAAAGCCTGATCAAGGCGCTGCAGGAGGGCTGGATCGCCCATGCCGCCCTCGACGTGCTGGAGAAGGAACCGCCCTCGCACAACAATCCGCTGCTCGGCATGGAGAACGTGACCCTGACCGCCCATGTCGCCTCGGCCTCGGCACGGTTCGACGAGGCGCGCAAGCGCCGCGTGGGCTACGAATTGTCACTGGTGCTCCAGGGCATGTGGCCGGTAAGCTGCGTCAATCCGTCGGTGCTGCAAAGCACCGCGCTCCGCCGCTGGCAGCCTGTCAGCATGGATCGCGGACCGAACAGCTAA
- a CDS encoding tripartite tricarboxylate transporter substrate binding protein, whose protein sequence is MLSALIRNLRAVATATLCLAAVSTAHADNYPSRNITLVLPFAAGSGTDTTTRLISQHLSQALGVGIVIENKAGANGMLAATYVAKAAPDGYTLLVTTNTTHSANPYLLKSLTYDPVKDFAPIARTGDLPFMLVVNPEVPAKTVGELVAYGKANPGKLSYASGSSSAIVSGATFAHNAGLDLLHVPYKSSPPALNDVMGGRVSMMFVDILTGLPHVNGNALRALAVTTKERSPLVPHLPSMQEAGVPDFDISSWQGYFGPAGTPKEIVTRLNAEIRKIVENPEIKAKLATLGMDAFSGTPEELGTFVNQQLVLWEKLITNAKIEKQ, encoded by the coding sequence ATGCTTTCAGCGTTAATTCGAAACCTGCGCGCCGTCGCTACGGCCACGCTCTGTCTCGCCGCCGTATCCACGGCTCACGCCGACAATTATCCCAGCCGCAACATCACGCTGGTGCTGCCATTCGCGGCCGGCAGCGGCACCGACACCACGACGCGGCTGATCTCGCAGCATCTGTCGCAGGCGCTCGGGGTCGGTATCGTGATCGAGAACAAGGCCGGCGCCAACGGCATGCTCGCCGCCACCTATGTCGCGAAGGCCGCCCCCGACGGCTACACGCTGCTGGTGACGACCAACACGACGCATTCGGCCAATCCCTACCTGCTCAAGAGCCTCACTTACGATCCGGTCAAGGATTTCGCCCCGATCGCGCGCACCGGCGATCTGCCCTTCATGCTGGTCGTCAATCCCGAAGTGCCGGCCAAGACCGTCGGCGAGCTCGTCGCTTATGGCAAGGCCAATCCGGGCAAGCTGAGCTACGCCTCGGGTTCGTCCTCGGCGATCGTGTCGGGCGCGACCTTTGCGCACAATGCCGGGCTCGACCTCCTGCACGTGCCCTACAAGAGCTCGCCGCCGGCGCTCAACGACGTCATGGGCGGCCGCGTCTCGATGATGTTCGTGGACATCCTGACCGGCCTGCCCCACGTCAACGGTAACGCACTGCGTGCACTCGCGGTCACCACCAAGGAGCGCTCACCGCTGGTGCCGCATCTGCCCTCGATGCAGGAGGCCGGCGTGCCTGATTTCGACATCTCGTCGTGGCAGGGCTATTTCGGCCCCGCCGGCACGCCGAAGGAGATCGTGACGCGGCTCAACGCGGAGATCAGGAAGATCGTCGAGAATCCGGAGATCAAGGCCAAGCTCGCCACCCTCGGCATGGACGCCTTCTCGGGCACGCCGGAAGAGCTTGGCACCTTCGTGAACCAGCAGCTCGTGCTGTGGGAGAAGCTGATCACGAACGCGAAGATCGAGAAGCAGTAG
- a CDS encoding DMT family transporter, with protein MTIASPAPPASNPAGWLNNQPYLLLSLSSLFWAGNIVLARHVGAHVPPLTVTTIRWFGVFLILLPFAWPHLKRDWPALRDSLPLMLFLSLVGFAFNNAISYWAMQYTEALNALLIQSAGPLFVALWSLALFGVRLTGAQLAGIAISLLGVLIIILRGDLAALASISLNRGDIMFASSLVAFGLYSAFIPRRPKIHQLSFLSFTTCCGATMLLPTAIWEAGSGRVLQFDATTLATMGYILIFPSTLAYLFFNRGVALIGPNRAAPFFHLVPVFGSAMAILLLGEKLQPFHLIGYALVLAGVVIASRQGSAVK; from the coding sequence ATGACGATCGCTTCGCCCGCGCCACCGGCCTCGAATCCGGCCGGTTGGCTCAACAACCAGCCTTATCTGCTGCTCAGCCTGAGCTCGCTGTTCTGGGCCGGCAACATCGTGCTCGCGCGCCATGTCGGCGCGCATGTGCCGCCGCTGACCGTGACCACGATCCGCTGGTTCGGCGTGTTCCTGATCCTGTTGCCGTTCGCCTGGCCGCATCTGAAGCGCGACTGGCCTGCCTTGCGCGACAGCCTGCCGCTGATGCTGTTCCTGTCGCTGGTGGGCTTTGCCTTCAACAACGCGATCTCGTACTGGGCGATGCAATACACCGAGGCGCTGAACGCACTGTTGATCCAGTCGGCAGGTCCCCTGTTCGTGGCGCTGTGGTCACTGGCGCTGTTCGGCGTGCGGCTGACGGGCGCGCAGCTCGCCGGCATCGCGATCTCGCTTCTCGGCGTGCTCATCATCATCCTGCGCGGCGATCTTGCCGCGCTCGCGAGCATCAGCTTAAACAGGGGCGACATCATGTTCGCCTCCTCGCTGGTGGCGTTCGGACTCTATTCCGCCTTCATCCCGCGGCGGCCAAAGATCCACCAGCTCTCCTTCCTCTCCTTCACCACCTGCTGCGGCGCGACCATGCTGCTGCCGACCGCAATCTGGGAAGCGGGAAGCGGCCGCGTGCTGCAATTCGACGCAACGACGCTGGCGACGATGGGCTACATCCTGATCTTTCCCTCGACGCTGGCCTATCTCTTCTTTAACCGCGGCGTGGCGCTGATCGGCCCGAACCGCGCCGCGCCGTTCTTTCATCTGGTGCCGGTGTTCGGCTCGGCGATGGCGATCCTACTGCTCGGCGAAAAGCTGCAGCCGTTCCACCTGATCGGCTACGCGCTGGTGCTCGCCGGCGTCGTGATCGCGTCGCGCCAGGGCTCAGCGGTGAAGTAA
- a CDS encoding methyl-accepting chemotaxis protein produces the protein MKLSNLKIAPKLGVLVGVTLFGLCISGVLAGYLMKREMVNARIDQTKAIVELARNYAATLVKRVNAGEMTKEAALAELRRYGNAMTYDKGSGYLFGTTYDGITQLAPDPKQIGTNRMDVETNGRKLSREIMDGVKANGELLLFYEYVKPGQPKPIRKLGYSVAVPGFDMYLGTGAYLEDIDEKMVPIYWLLGFAMLGIVIVAGSVAWLIGRSISRPLALLGTRMKALANGSLEGDIPGVGRGDEVGEMASTVQIFKDNAVRIRDLEKTEADAKERAAAERRSAMEGIANDFERSVNGIVRSVSSAAAGMQSTAQSMTATASDASSRAATVGAASQKASGNVGTVAAAAEELSSSVAEISRQVTRSTEVASRAVSDAERTNATVQVLSTGAEKIGEVVKLIHSIAAQTNLLALNATIEAARAGESGRGFAVVASEVKALANQTAKATEEISAQVAAMQTSTSDAVTAISGITQTIAEMSEITAGISASIEQQGEATREIARNIQSVAAGSSEINAHIGSVTSAAEATGSAATDVLSNARELDNQSGALRSAVDGFLAKVRAA, from the coding sequence GTGAAGTTGAGCAATCTGAAGATCGCCCCGAAGTTGGGCGTCCTTGTCGGCGTCACCTTGTTCGGCCTGTGCATCTCCGGTGTCCTTGCCGGCTACCTCATGAAGCGCGAGATGGTGAACGCGCGCATCGACCAGACCAAGGCGATCGTCGAGCTGGCCCGCAACTATGCGGCCACGCTGGTGAAGCGGGTCAATGCCGGTGAGATGACCAAGGAGGCCGCGCTCGCCGAGCTGCGCCGCTACGGCAATGCGATGACCTACGACAAGGGCTCCGGCTATCTGTTCGGCACCACCTATGACGGCATCACGCAGCTCGCGCCTGATCCGAAGCAGATCGGCACCAACCGCATGGACGTGGAGACGAACGGTCGGAAGCTGTCTCGCGAGATCATGGACGGGGTCAAGGCCAATGGCGAACTCCTGCTCTTCTATGAATACGTGAAACCCGGCCAGCCAAAGCCGATCCGCAAGCTCGGCTACTCCGTCGCGGTGCCCGGCTTCGACATGTATCTCGGCACCGGCGCCTATCTCGAGGACATCGACGAGAAGATGGTCCCGATCTACTGGCTGCTCGGCTTCGCCATGCTCGGCATCGTCATCGTCGCCGGCAGCGTCGCCTGGCTGATCGGCCGCAGCATCAGCCGCCCGCTCGCGCTGCTAGGGACCCGCATGAAGGCACTGGCCAATGGCAGCCTCGAAGGCGACATTCCGGGCGTCGGCCGTGGCGACGAGGTCGGCGAAATGGCCTCGACCGTGCAGATCTTCAAGGACAACGCCGTTCGCATCCGCGACCTCGAGAAGACCGAGGCCGATGCCAAGGAACGGGCCGCGGCGGAACGTCGCAGCGCGATGGAGGGCATCGCCAACGACTTCGAACGCAGCGTCAACGGCATCGTCCGCTCGGTCTCCTCGGCCGCGGCCGGCATGCAGTCGACCGCGCAGTCGATGACCGCGACCGCGAGCGACGCCTCGTCGCGTGCGGCAACGGTCGGCGCGGCCTCGCAAAAGGCCTCCGGCAATGTCGGCACGGTTGCGGCTGCCGCCGAAGAGCTGTCGAGCTCGGTTGCGGAAATCTCCCGCCAGGTCACCCGCTCGACCGAAGTCGCAAGCCGCGCCGTCAGCGACGCCGAGCGGACCAACGCGACCGTGCAGGTGCTCTCGACCGGCGCCGAGAAGATCGGCGAGGTCGTCAAGCTGATCCATTCGATCGCCGCGCAGACCAACCTGCTTGCGCTCAATGCCACCATCGAGGCGGCACGCGCCGGTGAATCCGGCCGCGGTTTCGCGGTCGTCGCCTCCGAGGTCAAGGCGCTCGCCAACCAGACCGCGAAGGCGACCGAGGAGATCTCCGCGCAGGTCGCGGCGATGCAGACCTCGACCAGCGACGCGGTCACGGCTATCTCCGGCATCACCCAGACCATCGCCGAGATGAGCGAGATCACCGCCGGCATCTCCGCATCGATCGAGCAGCAGGGCGAGGCGACCCGCGAGATCGCCCGCAACATCCAGTCGGTCGCGGCCGGCTCCAGCGAGATCAACGCCCATATCGGCAGCGTCACTTCGGCCGCGGAAGCGACCGGCAGCGCGGCCACCGACGTGCTCTCCAACGCCCGCGAGCTGGACAACCAGTCCGGCGCGCTGCGCAGCGCCGTCGACGGCTTCCTCGCCAAGGTGCGCGCGGCCTAA
- a CDS encoding DMT family transporter encodes MSATGQTTGTDTSGHGWIANQPYLLLSITALCWAGNAIVGRLAAGHIPPVTLSFLRWFFAFLLVLPFAWKHLAQDWPAIRGRLGLMITLSVTGIGAFNTLQYWALEHTQALNTLLLQSAAPLVVALWSLAILGIRLTAAQAFGVLLSMCGVLTILLHGDFTTLSNIEFNKGDLIFIVALVIFALYSVLTLKRPPMHGLSFLAFTFGCGAACLIPLEIWELFARPVMKLDGPNLLTLFYVAVFPSTLAYLCFNRGVRLIGANRAAPFFHVVPVFGSIMAMAFLGEHPQAFHIIGFALVLSGVFVASRKQAA; translated from the coding sequence ATGTCCGCCACCGGCCAGACCACCGGCACCGACACATCCGGTCACGGCTGGATCGCCAATCAGCCTTACCTGCTGCTCAGCATCACCGCGCTGTGCTGGGCCGGCAACGCCATCGTCGGCCGGCTCGCCGCCGGGCACATTCCGCCGGTCACCCTCTCCTTCCTGCGCTGGTTCTTCGCCTTCCTGCTGGTGCTGCCGTTCGCCTGGAAGCATCTTGCGCAGGACTGGCCCGCGATCCGCGGGCGGCTTGGCCTGATGATCACCCTCTCGGTCACCGGCATCGGCGCCTTCAACACACTGCAATATTGGGCGCTCGAGCATACCCAGGCGCTGAACACGCTGCTGCTGCAGTCGGCCGCGCCGCTGGTCGTGGCCCTGTGGTCGCTGGCCATCCTCGGTATCCGGCTCACCGCAGCGCAGGCGTTCGGCGTGCTGCTGTCGATGTGCGGCGTGCTCACGATCCTGCTGCATGGCGATTTCACCACGCTCTCCAACATCGAGTTCAACAAGGGCGATCTCATCTTCATCGTCGCGCTCGTGATCTTCGCGCTCTATTCGGTGCTGACGCTGAAGCGTCCGCCGATGCATGGCCTGTCCTTCCTCGCCTTCACCTTCGGCTGCGGCGCCGCCTGCCTCATTCCGCTGGAGATCTGGGAATTGTTCGCGCGGCCGGTGATGAAGCTCGACGGGCCGAACCTGCTGACGCTGTTCTATGTCGCGGTGTTCCCGTCGACGCTCGCCTATCTCTGCTTCAATCGCGGCGTCCGCCTGATCGGCGCCAACCGCGCCGCGCCGTTCTTCCATGTCGTGCCGGTGTTCGGCTCGATCATGGCGATGGCGTTTCTGGGCGAGCACCCGCAGGCGTTCCACATCATCGGCTTTGCATTGGTGCTGTCGGGCGTGTTCGTGGCGTCACGGAAGCAGGCGGCGTAG